The Planctomycetota bacterium genome window below encodes:
- a CDS encoding DUF1501 domain-containing protein: MLQIRGRALGAGGFCDRVGRRRFIEIGGLGAFGLGLPALLRAEHSGGVPGGIKGKRSVILVWMHGGPSQLDTFDMKPEAPAEVRGPFEPIGTNLPGLDICELLPRHAKVMDKCTVIRSFSHGNADHWAAAHWMLTGRLGATGGDRKPRYPSMGAVASRLLGPKLPGALAAVNMNDGGFGFHGAAWLGVNHNPLQCGSFSYGNEAGSLPASDAKSFALADGLSEKRLIDRVALRGQLDALKQRVDEERVFDQMDSVEQQAMDLVLSGKVRKAFDVGAEPAEVRDRYGAGWGEQALLARRLVEAGVRYVSLNTGYFDDHGNIGPALKDKLPRHDRAVGTLIADLAERGLLDDTLVVVAGEFGHTPVINKDAGRDHWPQAQSILLAGGGYRHGQVIGSTNAKAEHPTSRAIGVEDFCAIVYHAMGLSIEDTVVDLTGRPTQLVPGGRVPAELL, encoded by the coding sequence ATGCTCCAGATCCGTGGGCGTGCCCTCGGGGCCGGCGGCTTTTGCGACCGTGTCGGCCGCCGGCGGTTCATCGAGATCGGCGGTCTGGGGGCGTTTGGTCTCGGCCTGCCGGCGCTGCTCCGTGCCGAGCATTCCGGTGGTGTTCCTGGCGGCATCAAGGGCAAGCGGTCGGTGATCCTCGTCTGGATGCACGGCGGCCCGTCGCAGCTCGACACGTTCGACATGAAGCCCGAGGCTCCGGCCGAGGTGCGCGGGCCGTTCGAGCCGATCGGCACCAACCTGCCGGGACTCGACATCTGCGAGCTGCTGCCGCGGCACGCCAAGGTGATGGACAAGTGCACGGTGATCCGCAGCTTCTCGCACGGCAACGCCGATCACTGGGCGGCCGCGCACTGGATGCTCACCGGCCGGCTCGGCGCGACAGGCGGCGACCGCAAGCCGCGTTATCCGTCGATGGGGGCGGTGGCCAGCCGGCTCCTCGGTCCGAAACTGCCCGGGGCGCTGGCCGCGGTCAACATGAACGACGGCGGCTTCGGGTTCCACGGCGCCGCCTGGCTCGGCGTCAACCACAACCCGCTCCAGTGTGGGTCGTTCAGCTACGGCAACGAGGCGGGAAGCCTGCCGGCGAGCGACGCCAAGAGCTTCGCGCTGGCCGACGGTCTTTCCGAGAAGCGGCTCATCGACCGGGTCGCCCTCCGCGGCCAGCTCGACGCCCTCAAGCAGCGCGTCGACGAGGAGCGGGTCTTCGACCAGATGGACTCGGTCGAACAGCAGGCGATGGACCTCGTGCTCTCCGGCAAGGTGCGCAAGGCGTTCGATGTCGGCGCGGAGCCGGCCGAGGTTCGCGACCGCTACGGCGCCGGCTGGGGGGAGCAGGCGCTGCTCGCGCGGCGGCTGGTCGAGGCGGGGGTCCGCTACGTCTCGCTCAACACCGGCTACTTCGACGACCATGGCAACATCGGCCCGGCGCTCAAGGACAAGCTCCCGCGCCACGACCGCGCCGTGGGCACGCTGATCGCCGACCTCGCCGAGCGCGGCCTGCTCGACGACACGCTGGTCGTCGTCGCCGGCGAATTCGGCCACACGCCCGTGATCAACAAGGACGCCGGCCGCGACCACTGGCCGCAGGCCCAGAGCATCCTCCTCGCCGGCGGTGGCTACCGGCACGGGCAGGTGATCGGCAGCACCAACGCCAAGGCCGAGCATCCGACCTCGCGGGCGATCGGCGTCGAGGACTTCTGTGCGATCGTCTACCACGCGATGGGGCTGTCGATCGAGGACACCGTGGTCGACCTCACTGGCCGTCCCACGCAGCTCGTGCCGGGCGGCCGGGTCCCGGCGGAACTGCTCTGA
- a CDS encoding pyrrolo-quinoline quinone codes for MPRLPGGRLCLSIALVLGTACPLAAEGPAGRDWRQWRGPASDGHAVGSGIPSAWSSSANLLWRTPLPGKGGATPCVADGRIFLTSNDLSIGGGDGLVVMCVNAADGRVLWKRPVATGNQDARAGEGNSASPSPTTDGKFVWSLFGTGILACHTVGGEERWRIDLGERFGPIDIQFGLTSTPVVDGDGLYLQLIHGPMRMDDPTRVGKVIRLDARSGRTVWAVERATDAAFECKHSYASPLLYRHDGREFLVVHGADCTTGHALADGRELWRFGGLNGPTATNPKPHDATFRFVASPGLAPGLIVLPTAKGGPTVALEVSDRLAGDCTGRREVVRWVNPRTPDVACPLVADGLVYLLHNDGQLQCVDAASGENVYVSRTHTGQHRSSPVLVDGKLYFGSNDGWVSVVRAGREFELVGSVDVGEAVSASAVVADGVLYLRSAEALYAIQSGAAPGE; via the coding sequence ATGCCGCGCCTGCCGGGCGGTCGACTCTGCCTGTCGATCGCGTTGGTCCTGGGAACCGCCTGCCCGCTCGCCGCCGAGGGCCCGGCGGGGCGCGATTGGCGTCAGTGGCGCGGGCCGGCGAGCGACGGCCATGCCGTCGGCAGCGGCATCCCCTCGGCATGGTCGTCGTCCGCCAACCTCCTCTGGCGCACGCCGCTGCCGGGCAAGGGGGGAGCGACTCCGTGCGTCGCCGACGGTCGGATCTTCCTCACCAGCAACGACCTGTCGATCGGCGGCGGCGACGGGCTGGTGGTGATGTGCGTGAACGCCGCCGACGGCCGCGTCCTCTGGAAGCGCCCCGTCGCCACCGGCAACCAGGATGCCCGGGCCGGCGAGGGCAACTCCGCGTCGCCGTCGCCGACCACCGACGGGAAGTTCGTCTGGAGCCTGTTCGGCACCGGGATCCTCGCCTGCCACACCGTCGGCGGCGAGGAGCGCTGGCGGATCGACCTCGGCGAGCGCTTCGGGCCGATCGACATCCAGTTCGGTCTGACGTCAACGCCGGTGGTTGACGGCGACGGCCTCTACCTCCAGCTCATCCACGGCCCGATGCGGATGGACGACCCGACGCGCGTCGGCAAGGTGATCCGCCTCGACGCGCGCAGCGGCCGCACGGTGTGGGCGGTCGAGCGCGCCACCGACGCGGCCTTCGAGTGCAAGCATTCCTACGCCTCGCCGCTGCTCTACCGGCACGACGGGCGCGAGTTCCTCGTCGTCCACGGCGCCGACTGCACCACCGGCCACGCCCTGGCCGACGGCCGTGAGCTGTGGCGGTTCGGCGGCCTCAACGGCCCGACCGCGACCAACCCCAAGCCGCACGACGCCACGTTCCGGTTCGTCGCCTCGCCGGGACTCGCCCCGGGGCTGATCGTGCTGCCGACGGCGAAGGGGGGGCCGACGGTGGCGCTCGAGGTGAGCGACCGTCTCGCCGGCGACTGCACGGGGAGGCGCGAGGTGGTGCGCTGGGTCAATCCGCGCACCCCCGACGTCGCCTGCCCGCTCGTCGCCGACGGCCTGGTCTACCTGCTCCACAACGACGGCCAGTTGCAGTGCGTCGATGCCGCCAGCGGGGAGAACGTCTACGTCTCGCGGACGCACACCGGCCAGCACCGCTCGAGCCCGGTGCTCGTCGACGGCAAGCTCTATTTCGGCTCCAACGACGGCTGGGTGTCGGTGGTCCGCGCGGGGCGCGAGTTCGAGCTGGTCGGGTCCGTCGACGTCGGTGAGGCGGTGAGCGCGTCGGCGGTCGTCGCCGACGGCGTGCTCTATCTGCGGTCGGCCGAGGCGCTGTACGCGATCCAGTCGGGCGCGGCGCCCGGCGAGTGA
- a CDS encoding MdtA/MuxA family multidrug efflux RND transporter periplasmic adaptor subunit, whose product MLLGGRDVAVAAVGQFDHHRRGERAGGLETQAGDRVGLARRRGDRDRPDAQCLHHHLGALPAMELDLLPGVDLGGVARRSVAEGRHDPLGPLETLRVGHAVGEREAPLGHREIEVGPVFDAGDGAGREVGQPRCVVIDRRLGTPLLGHRVIDAPDVATAPVGQRRQAAAEAALERRAEHPEVVGADLLVAEIVHRKGRQSRQWAAVTVLDRDHRQLRVFGAGLAGDVVGVCGGVHVGADGGIAEGIVDDPVGAADPLAQGGELGGVDPAEADPCRRECRGGFGHRGDEPLTEEGDVGGVGLGAEASHRRGGGMGVGGGEEDPRGRDPAARGRGGLDLVAQLARQHAGVDDDDRDPLAAGAEGDGAGVERRLHPVERPRQHPPVDDRGQRTRGDVDQCRPGVEAVERGGVLGAGCGLADDSKERGQDTREAGAVRRGEGRHGLVRKGTEPVTADGAGVGPDEVAGHPPRRAGYRGPPRAGERAPVAEAGGALGRDVRQARPSRPAAEPGRFAAGAVRRRQEPRGGNRIFPTGPPLDVTGPRIPRMTTSPPPAAGLPTGSAPSATPARARRGWLGMAVALLAMAATGAAVVEPRLFDEVAKRLLPAPAPPKAPPPRVVPVATAAARRSDILVTLDSLGTVVPLASVTVRSRVDGELVDVAFAEGQDVAEGELLATVDERPFRVRLRQAEAELARDEAMLEAARLDLERYESLRELRQVTAQQIDAQRALVRQAEAALEIDRARIDDARLQIDYCRIVAPIPGRIGLRLVDPGNIVRANDPTGIAVVAQLHPITVVFTVPQDDVIRVQRALEADGALPVEAFNRDFRTRLATGTLLAVDNQVDAATGTVRLKAVFPNDDDALFPAQFVNARLLVETVRDAVVIPAAALQRGPVTSFVYVVQPDSTVALRTVQPGAVQGDLVSITEGLALDEAVVTDGIDRLTDKAKVSVKGSGAPAPGSPPAAVAGKPGAPPGP is encoded by the coding sequence ATGCTGCTCGGGGGGCGGGATGTAGCCGTCGCCGCCGTTGGCCAGTTCGATCACCATCGTCGCGGCGAGCGGGCTGGCGGCCTTGAGACGCAGGCCGGTGATCGCGTAGGTCTCGCACGGCGTCGTGGCGATCGCGATCGGCCCGACGCGCAGTGCCTGCACCACCACCTCGGTGCGCTGCCGGCGATGGAGCTCGATCTGCTCCCGGGCGTAGACCTCGGTGGTGTCGCGCGGCGGTCGGTCGCCGAGGGCCGCCACGATCCGCTCGGCCCACTCGAGACGCTGCGTGTCGGGCACGCGGTAGGCGAGCGAGAGGCGCCGCTCGGCCATCGCGAGATCGAGGTCGGCCCGGTATTCGATGCCGGAGACGGCGCGGGCCGCGAGGTCGGCCAGCCGCGATGCGTAGTCATCGATCGTCGGCTCGGCACGCCGCTCCTTGGGCACCGCGTAATCGACGCGCCAGATGTCGCCACTGCACCCGTGGGCCAGCGCCGCCAGGCCGCCGCCGAGGCGGCGCTCGAGCGCCGTGCAGAACACCCCGAAGTAGTCGGCGCTGATCTCCTGGTCGCCGAAATAGTGCATCGAAAAGGTCGCCAGAGCCGCCAGTGGGCGGCCGTCACGGTGCTGGATCGAGATCACCGCCAGCTCCGGGTCTTCGGGGCCGGCCTCGCCGGTGACGTCGTCGGGGTTTGCGGCGGCGTGCATGTTGGCGCGGACGGTGGGATTGCCGAAGGGATCGTCGACGATCCGGTCGGGGCGGCGGATCCACTGGCGCAGGGCGGTGAACTCGGCGGCGTCGATCCGGCCGAAGCCGATCCGTGCAGGCGTGAGTGCCGCGGCGGCTTCGGCCACCGCGGTGACGAGCCGCTCACGGAGGAAGGGGACGTAGGCGGGGTCGGCCTCGGTGCCGAGGCATCCCATCGCCGCGGGGGCGGAATGGGTGTGGGTGGCGGCGAGGAGGATCCGCGTGGCCGGGATCCCGCAGCGCGTGGCCGCGGCGGCCTTGACCTCGTCGCACAGCTCGCGCGGCAGCATGCAGGTGTCGACGATGACGATCGCGATCCGCTCGCCGCCGGAGCCGAGGGCGATGGCGCGGGCGTGGAGCGGCGACTTCACCCGGTCGAGCGACCGCGTCAGCATCCCCCCGTTGACGATCGCGGGCAGCGTACGCGGGGTGATGTCGACCAGTGCCGCCCCGGCGTGGAGGCCGTCGAGCGCGGCGGGGTGCTCGGCGCCGGGTGCGGCCTCGCCGACGACAGCAAGGAGCGTGGCCAAGACACGCGTGAAGCAGGTGCGGTACGTCGCGGGGAAGGGCGTCATGGTTTGGTCCGAAAGGGAACGGAGCCGGTGACGGCAGATGGGGCGGGTGTCGGGCCAGATGAGGTCGCGGGCCATCCGCCGCGCCGGGCAGGATACCGGGGCCCACCACGGGCCGGTGAGCGGGCCCCGGTCGCAGAGGCCGGGGGAGCGCTCGGCCGGGATGTGCGACAGGCACGACCGTCACGACCGGCAGCGGAGCCGGGGCGTTTTGCAGCGGGAGCGGTGCGCCGCCGGCAGGAACCGCGGGGCGGGAATAGAATCTTCCCGACCGGTCCGCCGTTGGATGTCACCGGCCCTCGGATCCCCCGCATGACCACCTCCCCGCCGCCGGCCGCAGGACTCCCGACCGGCTCGGCGCCGTCGGCAACGCCCGCCCGTGCCCGGCGCGGCTGGCTGGGGATGGCGGTCGCGCTGCTCGCGATGGCGGCGACCGGCGCGGCAGTCGTCGAGCCGAGGCTTTTCGACGAGGTCGCCAAGCGGCTGCTCCCGGCCCCGGCCCCGCCCAAGGCGCCGCCGCCACGCGTCGTCCCCGTGGCCACGGCCGCCGCCCGCCGCTCCGATATCCTCGTCACCCTCGACAGCCTGGGAACCGTCGTGCCGCTGGCGAGCGTCACCGTCCGCAGCCGGGTCGACGGGGAATTGGTCGACGTCGCCTTCGCCGAGGGCCAAGACGTCGCCGAGGGGGAGCTGCTCGCCACGGTCGACGAGCGGCCGTTCCGCGTCCGTCTCCGCCAGGCGGAGGCGGAGCTCGCCCGTGACGAGGCGATGCTCGAAGCCGCCCGGCTCGATCTCGAACGCTACGAATCGCTCCGTGAATTGCGGCAGGTCACCGCCCAGCAGATCGACGCCCAGCGCGCCCTCGTCCGCCAGGCCGAGGCGGCGTTGGAGATCGACCGGGCGCGGATCGACGACGCCCGGCTGCAGATCGACTACTGCCGGATCGTGGCGCCGATCCCGGGGAGGATCGGCCTGCGGCTCGTCGATCCCGGCAACATCGTCCGCGCCAACGACCCGACGGGGATCGCGGTCGTGGCCCAGCTCCACCCGATCACGGTGGTGTTCACGGTACCGCAGGACGACGTGATCCGCGTCCAACGCGCCCTCGAAGCCGACGGCGCGCTGCCGGTCGAGGCTTTCAACCGCGACTTCCGCACCCGCCTCGCCACCGGCACGCTGCTGGCGGTCGACAACCAGGTCGACGCCGCGACCGGCACCGTCCGGCTCAAGGCGGTGTTTCCCAACGACGACGACGCGCTGTTTCCGGCGCAGTTCGTCAACGCCCGGCTGCTCGTCGAGACGGTCCGCGATGCCGTCGTGATCCCCGCCGCCGCGCTGCAGCGCGGTCCGGTCACGTCGTTCGTGTACGTCGTCCAGCCCGACTCGACGGTGGCGCTGCGCACGGTGCAGCCCGGGGCGGTGCAGGGGGATCTGGTCTCGATCACCGAGGGGTTGGCGCTCGACGAGGCGGTGGTCACCGACGGCATCGACCGCCTCACCGACAAGGCCAAGGTCAGTGTCAAGGGGAGCGGGGCGCCGGCGCCCGGCTCGCCCCCCGCCGCCGTCGCGGGAAAGCCGGGCGCCCCGCCGGGGCCCTGA